A single window of Rana temporaria chromosome 1, aRanTem1.1, whole genome shotgun sequence DNA harbors:
- the CCT7 gene encoding T-complex protein 1 subunit eta, producing the protein MMPTPVILLKEGTDSSQGVPQLMSNINACQVIAEAVRTTLGPRGMDKLIVDDRGKATISNDGATILKLLDVVHPAAKTLVDIAKSQDAEVGDGTTSVTLLAAEFLKQVKSYVEEGLHAQVIIRAFRTATQLAVAKTKEIAVTVKKDDKAEQRSLLEKCAATALSSKLIALQKDFFAKMVVDAVFLLDDLLQLKMIGIKKVQGGALEDSHLVAGVAFKKTFSYAGFEMQPKKYENPKIALLNVELELKAERDNAEVRVNNVEDYQAIVDAEWNILYDKLDKIHKSGAKVVLSKLPIGDVATQYFADRDMFCAGRVPEEDLRRTMMACGGSIQTSVGALTNDVLGQCAEFDETQVGGERFNFFTGCPKAKTCTILLRGGAEQFMEETERSLHDAIMIVRRAIKNDSVVAGGGAIEMELSKYLRDYSRTIPGKQQLLIGSYAKALEIIPRQLCDNAGFDATNILNKLRAKHAQGGMWYGVDVNNEDIADNFEACVWEPAVVRINALTAASEAACLILSVDETIKNPRSTAEQGAPRGRGRPHQH; encoded by the exons ATGATG CCCACACCTGTCATCCTCCTGAAGGAGGGCACAGActcctcgcagggggttccacagCTCATGAGCAACATCAATGCCTGCCAGGTGATCGCCGAAGCCGTCCGCACCACCCTGGGCCCCCGCGGCATGGACAAACTCATCGTAGATGAccgag gaaaagCCACTATATCTAATGATGGAGCCACCATTCTCAAACTTCTGGACGTGGTTCATCCCGCTGCCAAGACCCTGGTGGATATCGCCAAGTCACAGGACGCCGAG GTCGGCGATGGAACTACATCCGTCACACTCCTCGCTGCGGAGTTTCTGAAACAAGTGAAGAGTTATGTGGAGGAGGGGCTGCACGCTCAGGTCATCATCCGGGCCTTCCGGACCGCCACTCAACTA GCAGTCGCTAAAACCAAAGAGATTGCTGTGACAGTGAAGAAGGATGATAAAGC TGAACAGCGCAGCCTGCTGGAGAAGTGCGCCGCCACAGCCCTCAGCTCCAAACTCATCGCACTCCAGAAAGACTTCTTCGCCAAGATGGTGGTGGATGCCGTGTTCTTGTTGGATGACCTGCTGCAGCTTAAGATGATCGGCATCAAGAAAGTGCAGGGAGGCGCCCTGGAG GACTCCCATCTGGTGGCTGGAGTCGCCTTCAAGAAAACCTTCTCCTACGCTGGGTTTGAGATGCAGCCCAAGAAGTATGAGAACCCCAAGATTGCCCTCCTGAACGTGGAGCTGGAGCTGAAGGCGGAGAGGGACAACGCAGAGGTTCGCGTCAACAATGTTGAG GACTATCAGGCCATTGTAGATGCCGAGTGGAACATCCTGTACGACAAACTGGACAAGATCCACAAGTCCGGAGCCAAGGTTGTTCTCTCCAAACTGCCTATTGGGGATGTCGCCACACAGTACTTTGCTGACCGAGACATGTTCTGTGCTGGACGGGTTCCAGAAGAGGATCTCAGGAGGACCATGATG GCCTGCGGAGGCTCCATCCAGACCAGTGTCGGCGCTCTGACCAATGATGTACTGGGTCAGTGTGCAGAGTTTGATGAGACCCAGGTGGGAGGAGAAAG ATTCAACTTCTTCACTGGCTGCCCCAAAGCCAAGACCTGCACCATCCTCCTGAGAGGAGGAGCCGAGCAATTCATGGAGGAGACCGAGCGATCTCTGCATGACGCCATCATGATTGTACGCAGAGCCATCAAG AATGACTCTGTTGTTGCCGGCGGTGGAGCCATTGAGATGGAGCTGTCCAAGTACCTGCGAGATTACTCCAGGACAATCCCCGGCAAGCAGCAGCTGCTCATCGGTTCTTATGCCAAAGCCCTTGAGATCATTCCTCGCCAGCTCTGTGATAACGCCGGATTCGATGCCACCAACATCCTGAACAAACTGAGAGCCAAGCATGCCCAG GGTGGAATGTGGTACGGCGTGGACGTGAATAACGAAGACATAGCGGACAACTTCGAAGCCTGCGTTTGGGAGCCAGCCGTGGTGAGAATTAACGCTCTCACCGCAGCCTCAGAAGCCGCCTGTCTCATTCTGTCTGTAGACGAAACCATAAAGAACCCGCGCTCCACCGCGGAGCAGGGAGCCCCCCGTGGCAGAGGAAGGCCGCACCAGCACTAA